The genomic segment GAAAAACATGTCCGAGGGTATGCAAGCGGTCGCCGGCAGCAGCCTGCGTCGCCTGATCGCTGCGGTGACCTCTAACCGCATTCTAGCGATGATTGTTGGGATTGTCGTTACCTGTCTGGTTCAATCGAGTTCGATCACGACGGTGATGGTCGTTGGGTTCGTCAATAGCGGGGTGATGAATTTAGCCCAAGCGATTGGCGTCATCATGGGTGCCAATGTTGGGACCACGATTACGGGATGGATTTTAGTGCTAGAGGTCGGCAAGTATGGGCTACCTATTTTGGGGGCATCCGCATTTGTCTACTTGTTTTCACGTGGGGACCGATGGCGATATTTGGCAATGACCGTGATGGGCGTCGGGATGGTTTTTTTTGGGCTTGAGTTGATGAAGAACGCCTGTGCGATCATCAAACAACTGCCTCAATTCGAGGCTTGGTTCCATGCGTTTCAAGCGGACACCTATTTTGGGGTTCTAAAATGTGCGATGGTTGGTTGCGTCATCACGACAATGGTCCAATCATCATCGGCAACGTTGGGGATTACGATCTCGTTGGCGACTCAGGGAGTCATCAGCTACGAAACCGCCGCCGCGTTGGTTTTAGGCGAGAATATTGGCACGACCATTACGGCGTTATTGGCATCTCTAGGTGCGACGACCAACGCGCGGCGGGCCGCCTATTTTCACGTCATTTTCAATATGATCGGCGTCATTTGGATCACGGCTGTTTTCTCCTGGTACATCCAGCTTGTCCAATGGTTGATGGGGGGCAATGTGCAAACCTCGGTCATGGTCAATGGGGTGGAGACTTTCCCCAAGATCACCGCGGCGATCGCGACGACGCACAGCTTGTTTAACATCGTTAACTCCTTAGCATTCCTGGCGTTCGTTCCGATCTTTGTGCGGTTCTTGACCTGGTTGGTTCCAGCGAAAGATTTTAAAGAAAAACCCCACTTGACCGACTTGGATATTCGCATGCTCGATACCCCTCTGTTGGCTATTGAGCAATCGGGAAAAGAGATCCAGCGGATGGCGGACGGATGCGAGAAAATGATCGATTGGTTGGCGACGTTGGTCCAGCAAGACAAGCCTGATAAAGAACTCGCCGATAAGCTGAAACGACGTGAGCAGATTCTCGATGCGATTCAGGACGAGATCGCCGTCTACGTCACCAACCTGTTGTCAGGGAATATCCCTCACACCGTTGCGGATGAAGCGAGACGACAACTTCGCATGACCGACGAGTTTGAATCGATTAGCGACTATGTCTATGATCTCGACAAATTCGATCGCAAACTCCGTCGTGATGGCTTTCGGTTTACCGAGTCCCAGCGGGCGGACCTCGTGGAACTCAATCGATTTGTCAAAGCCTATCTCTCCGAAGTCAATGAAGCACTGCGTACCGGCAACGAAAACGTTCTGGTGATGACCGACGCAGCGTCGAAGCGGGTTCGTATTCAGATCAAATCGCTTCGTCGGAAGCACCTCGAGGATCTCTCCAATGGAAATATTCCTCCATTGGTCAGTGTTGCCTATTTGGCATCGCTCAACGCGTTCGCTCGCGTTCGTGATCATACACGAAATGTCTCGGAAGCAATCTCTGGTGAAAAGTAACATCGCTGCCTATCGCTTCCAGGCTGTCACGATTTGGAAACCAGGCGACATCGCGGCTTCGACCGCTGCGATAGTCGCCAAGACTTTTGGCTCTCGGCCCCCTTTTTGACTGTTGCCGAAACGGTTGCCGAGTTTCGCGGTAAAACGTCACTTTCTGTTTGGTACATTCGACGTCCCACGCGGAAGGGCGCACCACCGGTTCCCAAACAAAAGGATGGGAGCTTGCTTCCGCTCAATTCTCGCCATGATGGCGAGCGACCGCCTCTAGCAGGGGGTCGATGGTTTGACTCTGGATCCGATGCGGCGGGTTCCAATCAAACCACTGCGATGATTGATGCTCGGTCAACGTCAACGCTGGCTTCGATGCCAAGTATCCCAAGAAATATCGAACCGTTTTCAGGAATGTTTGACCGCCCCTGCTTTGGTATGTCACCGGATAGCTAATTTCGTACTGGAACGATTGATCAATCGCAATCTCATTTGTACCGATCCCCGTCTCCTCTTCCGTCTCGCGAAGCGCGGTTTCCAAAAACGATTCTCCCGGTTCGCAATGTCCCTTGGGTAAGTCCCAACGATCGGAATGACGCAGCAGCAAAAATTGTTGCTGGGGAGCTCTTAGCATCAGCAGAATACCTGCGGCGCGGACGGTTCCATCAGATTGAATCATCATGTACTTTCTCTTTTCCCTCGCACCTTCATTCCAATGTGCGTTTTCTAATATTTGAATAGTTACCAAAATGAAAATTTATACGCGTAGTGGCGATTCGGGCAGCACCGGCTTGTTCGGCGGACCAAGGGTTCCCAAAGATGACGATCGAATCGAATCCTACGGAACCGTTGATGAACTAAACGCGTGTTTAGGTGTCGTTCGAGCTTCAGGAGTTTCCAAGGCGATCGATGGGCAGTTGCAACAGATTCAAAACGAGTTGTTCTCGATCGGAGCCGAACTGGCGACGCCCGACGCTGACCGACATGATATGAGGATTATCGATAATGCCCATATTGCTAGACTTGAGCAGTGGATTGACGAACACGAGCAGTCCCTCACGCCACTCAAAACGTTTATCTTGCCTGCGGGAGCACTGGCGTCTGTCCAATTGCATTTAGCTCGATCCGTGTGCCGACGTGCGGAACGGCGAGTCGTGACCCTAGCGAGCCATGACGATGTTCAGATGAGTGAGTCGTTAACGATTTACTTAAACCGTCTGAGCGATCTGCTGTTCGTGCTTTCGCGAGTTGCAAACCAGGAGGCGGGGGTTGACGAAGTGCCTTGGCAGCGGCCGACTTAATCCGGCGCTGCCGCGCTGCCGCTCAGCTCACCGCTATTGATCGCGTGGACGGATTGGCCCGGTCCATCCTTTCAAGCTCTAGCCCGGATAATACGCAGACTGTTTTTCGAGCAATGAACGTAAACGCTTGAAGGCGTAGACGTTAGCAAAACAATTTGCAAGCCCATGAATCATCCGGGCTAGACCAAAGACGCGCTCCGCCCGCTCGCAGAGCGGAGCGAAAAATGCAGAGGCATGACATTGCGACGCAGAGTGGTTAGGTGGCAATAGAATGAACGCCACTCGACTTTACATGCCCACGATCGCGGCAGTCGCATCAGGGGGGACTCCGATACTAGGGCCTGCGGCTTCCAATGCCTCCAAGACTGCAGATTGGCTGACCAAATCTCGCAAAATGATTGGCTGGTTCGGCCGTGAACCGGGATAGATCGCTAGTACCGGAATCGAACGGCTTTCGAGTTCCTCCAGCTTCTGTTTGATCTCATCATTGCGGTTCGTCCAATCGGCAAGCATTGGAACGGCATCGAGTTCTTCGATCATGACGCGTGTCGCTTCGGTATTGAGAGCAACCTTGTAATTGACGATGCAGTTGACACACCATTTGGCGGTGAAATCGATGATCACGGTTCGCCCTTCCGCTTGGTATTTCTCGAGCAGTTCCTCGTCGTAATCGACCCAGGCAATCGACTCGACCCCCGATTCTTCTGCGGGCGGGGTCTCCCCGAGATAGCTAAAGGCCATGAAACCGATCACCGTGGCGATCGATATACCTCCTGCCCATGCGATCAAACGTTTCTCTAGGTCAGCCCAATTGGGGACTTTACCGATGATCCAACAGCCGAACCAAACCGCAATCAACGTTACAAACAGCGGCAATTTGTCAGCGTCGTCAAAAATGCTGAAAAAGAAAGCGACGGTTGCCAAAAACAGAAACGCCAAAAATTCCTTTAGCGTCTCCATCCAATCACCCGGTTTGGGTAACCAGGCTACCAAAACAGGCCAAATCCCGATCATCACGTAGGGAATCGCCATCCCCAGACCGATCGTCATCATGACCATCATGTTTTGTAAGGGCGACAACGAAATCGTTAAGCCGAAGATGACTCCCAATAACGGCCCGCTACAAGGTGTCGATAGGACTGTTGCGAAGGCTCCCTTGAAGAATGCGCCGGACAACCCTTCACGCTGCTGTAGCTCCTGGCTCTTCTTTCCAGCCATCATGCCGGGAACCGGGATCTCCCAAACTCCGAGATAGCTTAGTGCCATCGCGAACATCAGCAACGTCAAACCTAAACGGAAGGGAAAGTACGTGAACTGTTCGCCCCAGGAAAACGACAAGATCACGAGCAGAAACGTTAACACTCCAAACACAGCCAGAATGCCGGCAGCATAGAAAAAGTTCAATAGGAACGCGCGGCGACGGTCGGCACCCGCCTGCTGAACGAAACTCATCACCTTCAAGCCAACGACTGGCAGAACGCACGGCATGAAATTCAATATCACTCCGCCCAGAAAGGACAACAGCAAAACGAAGGCAAACGATCTCTTCGGCGACGATTTGCCGCTGTCAAGAACGATGGGGGTTACTGCTTTTGACCCTGCGGTATTCACTGAATCATCCGTACCAGCATCCTCCGCGGATGGACCACTTGATTCGCCTCGTTTTGTATCGACCTCCCCGATCTCGTCGACCCATTTTGTCACCGCGGCAGCATCGAGTACGTCGGATCGCTCGCCAACCTTCATTTCGACCACCGCTGAGAGTGGGGCGCTACCCGATCCACTTCCGACCGTGAACGTCGTCATAAACTCCAATGCTTTAGGCTGCAGACAACTGGTGTCGGTACATGCCGTGTAAGCGATTCCACCTTTTAAAACGTATTCGCCCGCTGCGGCCGATCCAGGAATTTGGACCGGAATCGTCCATTTCGCGTCCCCTTTGTGATAGAACACCTCCGGCATCAAATCGCTAGAGACCGGCTGCGTGCTGGCAATCGGCTTCCCTAGCTGTAAACCCGATTTTTCGGTGAAGACAAAATTGGTGGAAAAGTCTGCGTCGTTCACCGCTGCTTGGTAGACGTGGTAGGTGGCATTCGGCTTGGCGTTGAATACCAAATAGGCCAGATCTCCTGGATTGGGGTTCGCAGGAATCAGCTCCGCCGACCATTCAACCGGATAATCCGAATCACGAAAGGGAGGAGCTGGCTTTGCATTCGCACCGGTGACGGAATCGCTTGCCAATTTGACAAAATTAGCGGTCACGGTTTCCTCGATCGGAATGCAAGCGCCATCGTCTTTGCAGATTTGAGCATCGACAGCTACCACGATCGAATCATGGAAACCTTTCGCAGCACGGATCGGTGCCGACCAAACGACGGTGCCCGAGTGTTCTTCGATTGTGACGCCGACAAAAATGTCGGATACGCTCGTCTTTGCCGGTTTATCCGGCGAAAAATCGCCAACCAATCTCGCGGACTCAGGCGATTGGATCGTCAAACGTGTGGGTAACGGACCGCCCTCGGGTTGCGTCACCGAGTAAATGTGCCAACCCTCGGGAACCTTCGCTTCGACTTGAAGCTTTCCTTGGCCATTTGAATCGACGAAGTACGCGGCTTTCCACTTCGTGTTTTCATTCGCTGCTCCTCCGAAACCACCAAGTGAAAAGTCCGAAAACACCTCCGACGGGTCGTCGCCGAATTGCCCTTGAACACTTGAAGGAGCCAATGCCGAAACCATGAAGGCGACCGCTACCGCCAACAGAGTTGCGCAGGGGTGTGTAAGACAGCTGCTCGGATGCCGAGTTCTTTTCAGTGACGGTTGCATATTTTACGGTTGCGTCGTGATGGTGGAGAGGTAGAAGCCAAACTTTATCTTATACGTTGAAATGGTCTTTGGAACGAGAGGACCACCCGGCAGCCGAGTTTTATTCAAGGAATTCGACTGTTTTTAGACATTCATTTATTCGGGCTGCCACTCGATTGGGCTCAACGGGAAACGAACGGCGCTGTAACGCGACCCAAATTACCCAGTTTGCGAGGCTGATCCATGCAGACGCCAGTGTCAAATGGCGGGCCAGCGATTCTTCGTGTTCGCCGAGGCCCCATTCTTGCCGGTAACCCGCAAACGCAGAATTCCACAGTTCCGATAACTGGATTCCACTTGATACAAAGCTCGTTGTCCAGCGGGACAGGTCGGTTGCTGGCGAATCGACCCGAATCGCATCGAAATCGATGATTCCGCTGACGCCAGAAATCCCGTCGTGGTCAAAAAAAATGTGTTCTCGATGCACGTCGCGTATGACGTGCTGGTTCGATAACCGCATATTCGCAAAGGGCCGAAGTGATTCCGAG from the Novipirellula aureliae genome contains:
- a CDS encoding Na/Pi cotransporter family protein yields the protein MGGLGMFLLGMKNMSEGMQAVAGSSLRRLIAAVTSNRILAMIVGIVVTCLVQSSSITTVMVVGFVNSGVMNLAQAIGVIMGANVGTTITGWILVLEVGKYGLPILGASAFVYLFSRGDRWRYLAMTVMGVGMVFFGLELMKNACAIIKQLPQFEAWFHAFQADTYFGVLKCAMVGCVITTMVQSSSATLGITISLATQGVISYETAAALVLGENIGTTITALLASLGATTNARRAAYFHVIFNMIGVIWITAVFSWYIQLVQWLMGGNVQTSVMVNGVETFPKITAAIATTHSLFNIVNSLAFLAFVPIFVRFLTWLVPAKDFKEKPHLTDLDIRMLDTPLLAIEQSGKEIQRMADGCEKMIDWLATLVQQDKPDKELADKLKRREQILDAIQDEIAVYVTNLLSGNIPHTVADEARRQLRMTDEFESISDYVYDLDKFDRKLRRDGFRFTESQRADLVELNRFVKAYLSEVNEALRTGNENVLVMTDAASKRVRIQIKSLRRKHLEDLSNGNIPPLVSVAYLASLNAFARVRDHTRNVSEAISGEK
- a CDS encoding bis(5'-nucleosyl)-tetraphosphatase, with the protein product MMIQSDGTVRAAGILLMLRAPQQQFLLLRHSDRWDLPKGHCEPGESFLETALRETEEETGIGTNEIAIDQSFQYEISYPVTYQSRGGQTFLKTVRYFLGYLASKPALTLTEHQSSQWFDWNPPHRIQSQTIDPLLEAVARHHGEN
- a CDS encoding cob(I)yrinic acid a,c-diamide adenosyltransferase, giving the protein MKIYTRSGDSGSTGLFGGPRVPKDDDRIESYGTVDELNACLGVVRASGVSKAIDGQLQQIQNELFSIGAELATPDADRHDMRIIDNAHIARLEQWIDEHEQSLTPLKTFILPAGALASVQLHLARSVCRRAERRVVTLASHDDVQMSESLTIYLNRLSDLLFVLSRVANQEAGVDEVPWQRPT
- a CDS encoding protein-disulfide reductase DsbD family protein, encoding MQPSLKRTRHPSSCLTHPCATLLAVAVAFMVSALAPSSVQGQFGDDPSEVFSDFSLGGFGGAANENTKWKAAYFVDSNGQGKLQVEAKVPEGWHIYSVTQPEGGPLPTRLTIQSPESARLVGDFSPDKPAKTSVSDIFVGVTIEEHSGTVVWSAPIRAAKGFHDSIVVAVDAQICKDDGACIPIEETVTANFVKLASDSVTGANAKPAPPFRDSDYPVEWSAELIPANPNPGDLAYLVFNAKPNATYHVYQAAVNDADFSTNFVFTEKSGLQLGKPIASTQPVSSDLMPEVFYHKGDAKWTIPVQIPGSAAAGEYVLKGGIAYTACTDTSCLQPKALEFMTTFTVGSGSGSAPLSAVVEMKVGERSDVLDAAAVTKWVDEIGEVDTKRGESSGPSAEDAGTDDSVNTAGSKAVTPIVLDSGKSSPKRSFAFVLLLSFLGGVILNFMPCVLPVVGLKVMSFVQQAGADRRRAFLLNFFYAAGILAVFGVLTFLLVILSFSWGEQFTYFPFRLGLTLLMFAMALSYLGVWEIPVPGMMAGKKSQELQQREGLSGAFFKGAFATVLSTPCSGPLLGVIFGLTISLSPLQNMMVMMTIGLGMAIPYVMIGIWPVLVAWLPKPGDWMETLKEFLAFLFLATVAFFFSIFDDADKLPLFVTLIAVWFGCWIIGKVPNWADLEKRLIAWAGGISIATVIGFMAFSYLGETPPAEESGVESIAWVDYDEELLEKYQAEGRTVIIDFTAKWCVNCIVNYKVALNTEATRVMIEELDAVPMLADWTNRNDEIKQKLEELESRSIPVLAIYPGSRPNQPIILRDLVSQSAVLEALEAAGPSIGVPPDATAAIVGM